The following proteins are encoded in a genomic region of Microcoleus sp. FACHB-68:
- a CDS encoding protein phosphatase 2C domain-containing protein, which produces MSSSEPAIYCINPACANPHNSLGGQVCASCQTPLVYRYLWAVGPEAGQVATGQVIHNRYCVVAPQIWLDTQPAQQPYVPQDFPEAILPYLHLYPHRLHVPEVYGFAEVGEGSETTQILLLENVPVDPVGNLYPSVVEAWPTASAVRQVYWLWQILQLWTPLSEQGVTASLLAPDNIRVEGWRVWLQELYLDDTGTGKTKALSKMRLKDLGYYWLSWISGAQPQVADQLKEICEMMRRGHATLEDISAQLNQLLLEQAAQLPLRVRVAGATDTGPIREHNEDTCYPTTADVKARNIPSNNQLIPHFFVVCDGVGGHEGGEVASQSAVHSLKPLVQTLLADTAEAADITSPDVVMQQLEESIRVINNTIAAQNDAQGRSSRQRMGTTLVMALQLPQKVRTADGVEFGNAHELYIAHVGDSRAYWITGDYCQRLTVDDDVSVREVRLGRCLYREALERSDAGALTQALGTRDAEFLRPNIRRFIVEEDGLLLLCSDGLSDNDWVELAWANYAPAVLKGEMPLEAAVQALIDLANDKNGHDNTSVVLAHCRFSPEPLVLFETVQIPTLNKPVESELSEASKALLYDEPAAGEQTVSVQAQPPKRQKSLVRVVVVLGVLLGIGVVGLFAWSQLDRPGFDRLREGLFPPAQSQ; this is translated from the coding sequence ATGAGCAGTTCAGAGCCGGCCATTTACTGTATTAATCCCGCTTGCGCGAATCCCCACAATTCTCTTGGGGGTCAAGTCTGTGCGAGTTGCCAAACGCCTCTGGTGTATCGCTATCTTTGGGCAGTTGGCCCAGAGGCAGGTCAGGTGGCCACTGGCCAAGTCATTCACAACCGCTACTGTGTGGTTGCACCGCAAATCTGGCTGGACACTCAGCCGGCACAGCAACCCTATGTTCCCCAAGATTTTCCTGAGGCAATTCTCCCTTACTTACATTTATATCCTCACCGGCTCCATGTTCCAGAGGTGTACGGGTTTGCCGAAGTTGGGGAGGGATCAGAGACAACTCAGATTCTCCTATTGGAAAATGTGCCGGTTGATCCGGTGGGAAACTTGTATCCTTCTGTGGTAGAAGCGTGGCCCACTGCATCGGCGGTGCGCCAGGTTTACTGGCTGTGGCAAATTCTGCAACTTTGGACGCCCCTATCAGAACAGGGGGTGACAGCGAGTTTGCTGGCTCCAGATAATATCCGGGTTGAAGGTTGGCGCGTGTGGTTGCAAGAACTTTATCTCGATGACACCGGCACCGGCAAAACGAAGGCGCTCTCTAAGATGCGCCTAAAAGATTTGGGATACTATTGGTTGAGTTGGATTTCTGGGGCACAGCCGCAAGTTGCCGACCAACTGAAAGAAATTTGCGAGATGATGCGGCGCGGTCATGCAACGCTGGAAGATATCTCAGCGCAACTTAATCAGCTATTACTAGAACAAGCAGCCCAGTTACCCTTACGTGTGCGGGTTGCCGGCGCTACAGATACCGGCCCGATCCGTGAACACAATGAAGACACCTGTTATCCCACAACGGCGGATGTAAAAGCGCGAAATATTCCGTCCAATAACCAGTTAATTCCTCATTTCTTCGTAGTTTGTGATGGAGTTGGGGGCCATGAGGGGGGTGAAGTGGCCAGTCAGTCGGCGGTGCACTCCCTGAAGCCCCTGGTACAGACTTTGCTGGCAGATACGGCTGAGGCAGCGGATATCACGTCTCCCGATGTGGTGATGCAGCAACTGGAAGAAAGCATTCGGGTGATCAATAATACGATTGCTGCTCAGAATGATGCTCAGGGTCGCTCATCACGGCAGCGCATGGGAACGACACTGGTGATGGCTTTGCAGCTACCGCAAAAAGTCAGGACGGCAGATGGGGTGGAGTTTGGAAATGCTCATGAGCTTTATATCGCTCATGTGGGGGATAGTCGCGCCTATTGGATCACCGGCGATTATTGTCAGCGGTTGACTGTAGATGATGATGTATCGGTTCGGGAAGTCCGCTTGGGACGTTGTCTGTATCGGGAGGCACTAGAGCGCTCGGATGCCGGTGCGCTGACTCAAGCGTTGGGAACGCGGGATGCTGAGTTTCTGCGTCCGAACATCCGGCGGTTCATTGTGGAAGAAGATGGCTTGCTGCTGTTGTGTTCGGATGGCTTGAGTGATAATGACTGGGTGGAGCTAGCTTGGGCGAATTACGCGCCGGCTGTGCTTAAGGGTGAAATGCCTCTTGAGGCGGCAGTCCAGGCTTTGATTGATCTGGCGAATGATAAGAATGGTCATGATAATACATCGGTGGTTCTGGCTCACTGCCGGTTCTCTCCTGAACCGTTGGTACTTTTTGAGACGGTGCAAATCCCGACTTTAAACAAGCCGGTGGAGTCTGAACTTTCAGAGGCTTCTAAAGCGCTTCTTTATGATGAACCGGCAGCCGGTGAGCAAACGGTGTCAGTTCAAGCACAACCCCCGAAACGTCAAAAAAGTTTGGTGCGCGTTGTGGTGGTGTTAGGCGTATTATTGGGAATCGGGGTTGTCGGGTTGTTTGCTTGGTCGCAACTTGATCGTCCGGGTTTTGATCGGCTGCGTGAGGGACTTTTCCCGCCGGCGCAATCTCAATAA